In a genomic window of Staphylococcus taiwanensis:
- the ribD gene encoding bifunctional diaminohydroxyphosphoribosylaminopyrimidine deaminase/5-amino-6-(5-phosphoribosylamino)uracil reductase RibD: MSYFMKYAIQLAQMVEGQTGINPPVGAVVVKNGRIVGLGAHLRQGDKHAEVQALDMAKDLAQGGTIYISLEPCTHYGSTPPCVNKIIECGLSKVIYAVKDSTLPSEGDAILQKAGIDVEYQHSDEAYQLYKDFFRAKNQHIPEITMKVSVSLDGKQATDYGQSQWITNKEVKQDVYHLRHTHDAVLTGRGTLDADNPQYTTRMIDGKNPARIILSKSGHIDFTKQLFQDNLSEIIIYTQDATLKSPHDNVKIVFFEHCSLDNILNDIYKRGFGKLLIEAGPQITSEFLQSNYVTHLIIYYAPKLIGGSGKNQFYQTNDVIDLNDTTQFEIISTELINQNLKMTLRKK; the protein is encoded by the coding sequence TTGAGTTATTTTATGAAATATGCCATACAACTTGCACAAATGGTAGAAGGCCAAACAGGAATTAACCCACCAGTTGGTGCAGTTGTAGTTAAAAATGGTCGGATAGTTGGACTTGGTGCTCACTTAAGACAAGGTGACAAGCATGCTGAGGTTCAAGCATTAGATATGGCTAAAGATTTAGCACAAGGCGGTACAATTTATATTTCGCTCGAACCATGCACGCATTATGGGTCAACACCACCATGCGTTAATAAAATTATCGAATGTGGACTTAGTAAAGTAATCTATGCTGTGAAAGATTCCACGTTACCGTCAGAAGGTGACGCGATTTTACAAAAAGCAGGAATCGATGTTGAGTATCAACACTCTGATGAAGCATACCAATTATATAAAGACTTTTTCAGAGCAAAAAATCAACATATACCTGAAATTACGATGAAGGTATCTGTATCACTTGATGGTAAGCAAGCCACAGACTATGGCCAAAGTCAGTGGATAACGAATAAAGAAGTTAAACAGGATGTATATCATCTTAGACATACGCATGATGCTGTATTGACGGGTAGAGGTACTTTAGATGCGGATAACCCACAATATACGACACGTATGATTGATGGTAAAAATCCGGCACGCATTATTTTATCCAAAAGTGGTCATATTGATTTTACTAAACAACTGTTTCAAGATAATTTAAGTGAAATTATCATTTACACACAAGATGCTACTCTTAAAAGTCCACACGACAACGTTAAAATTGTATTTTTTGAACATTGTTCACTAGACAATATATTAAATGATATATATAAGAGAGGCTTCGGCAAACTATTAATTGAAGCGGGCCCTCAAATTACATCAGAATTTCTCCAATCTAATTATGTAACCCATCTTATTATTTATTACGCCCCGAAATTAATAGGTGGTTCAGGTAAAAATCAATTCTATCAAACGAATGATGTTATAGACTTGAATGACACTACGCAATTTGAAATTATTTCTACCGAGTTAATTAATCAAAATTTAAAAATGACTTTGCGAAAGAAGTGA
- a CDS encoding riboflavin synthase: MFTGIVEEIGTVKNIRTQQSVRTLDIACHNILEDIHIGDSISVNGACLTVIDFQSSYFTVQVIKGTEDKTYLSHIKQNDEVNLERAMLGKGRFGGHFVLGHVDDKGVITQVNETANSRIITIKASQNILKQMVKQGSITVDGVSLTVFDLRNDSFDIHLIPETRRSTILSSKKIGDNVHLETDVLFKYVENIVGRNNSELTMDKLKAFGF, translated from the coding sequence ATGTTTACAGGTATCGTCGAAGAAATAGGTACTGTAAAAAATATTCGCACTCAACAATCTGTTAGAACATTAGATATTGCTTGTCATAACATTTTAGAAGATATACATATCGGTGATTCTATCAGTGTGAACGGTGCGTGTTTAACGGTCATCGATTTTCAAAGTAGTTACTTTACAGTACAAGTAATTAAAGGTACTGAAGATAAGACCTATCTATCTCATATTAAACAAAATGATGAAGTGAACTTAGAGCGAGCAATGCTAGGGAAAGGGCGATTTGGCGGACATTTCGTATTAGGACATGTTGATGATAAAGGAGTTATCACACAAGTAAATGAAACAGCTAACTCAAGGATTATAACCATAAAAGCATCGCAAAATATTCTTAAGCAGATGGTGAAACAAGGTTCAATTACTGTTGATGGTGTGAGCTTAACCGTATTTGATTTACGCAATGACAGTTTTGATATTCATTTAATTCCCGAGACGAGACGTTCAACTATACTTTCCTCTAAAAAAATTGGCGATAATGTTCATTTAGAAACAGACGTATTGTTCAAATATGTAGAAAATATTGTAGGTAGAAATAATTCAGAGTTAACCATGGATAAACTAAAAGCATTTGGTTTCTAG
- the ribB gene encoding 3,4-dihydroxy-2-butanone-4-phosphate synthase, whose product MKFDAIEDAIEALKSGSSIIVVDDENRENEGDLVAITQWMNDNTINFMAQEGRGLICSPISSKIAKRLDLMPMVDHNTDGYGTNFTVSIDHVTTTTGISAFDRMATARALINSQSTHDSFHRPGHMFPLIAKDKGVLERKGHTEAAVDLARLTGAEPAGVICEIMNDDGTMAKGDALQQFKDKHGLKMITIESLVNYRKRNISEVELKAHVKMPTDYGAFEMYGFESEYTDEEIVVLAKGKPRATENVRIHSACLTGDIFHSQRCDCGAQLEAAMQYINNRGGLIIYLPQEGRGIGLINKLRAYELIEQGHDTVTANLALGFDEDLRDYHIAAQILKYFNVQQVNLLSNNPKKFEGLSEYGIKVADRTEIIVPETPHNHDYMTTKKEKMGHLI is encoded by the coding sequence ATGAAATTTGACGCAATTGAAGATGCAATAGAAGCATTAAAAAGTGGTAGTAGCATTATAGTTGTAGATGATGAAAATCGTGAAAATGAGGGTGATTTAGTTGCCATCACTCAATGGATGAATGATAATACGATAAACTTTATGGCTCAAGAGGGCAGAGGACTTATTTGTTCACCAATTAGTAGTAAAATTGCGAAACGATTAGATTTAATGCCTATGGTAGACCATAATACAGATGGTTATGGAACAAATTTTACTGTAAGTATCGATCACGTAACGACAACAACAGGAATTAGTGCCTTTGACCGTATGGCTACTGCACGAGCACTGATCAATTCTCAATCAACGCATGATAGCTTTCATAGACCAGGTCACATGTTTCCGTTAATTGCTAAAGATAAAGGTGTACTTGAACGTAAAGGTCATACTGAAGCAGCCGTAGATTTGGCAAGACTAACTGGTGCAGAACCAGCAGGTGTTATATGTGAAATTATGAATGATGATGGCACTATGGCGAAAGGTGACGCATTACAACAATTTAAAGATAAACATGGTTTGAAGATGATTACAATTGAAAGTTTAGTTAATTATCGTAAGCGTAATATTTCAGAAGTTGAATTAAAAGCTCATGTTAAAATGCCTACTGATTATGGTGCATTTGAAATGTATGGATTTGAATCAGAGTATACGGATGAAGAGATTGTTGTTCTTGCTAAAGGTAAACCTCGTGCAACTGAAAACGTAAGAATACATTCAGCATGTTTAACAGGTGATATTTTTCATAGTCAACGATGTGATTGTGGCGCTCAACTCGAAGCAGCTATGCAGTACATTAATAATCGGGGTGGCTTAATTATATATCTTCCACAAGAAGGAAGAGGTATTGGTTTAATTAATAAATTAAGAGCTTATGAATTAATAGAACAAGGTCATGATACTGTCACTGCTAATTTAGCATTAGGTTTTGATGAAGATTTAAGAGATTATCATATTGCAGCTCAAATTTTAAAATATTTTAACGTACAACAAGTTAACTTATTAAGTAACAATCCGAAGAAATTTGAAGGATTATCAGAGTATGGTATCAAAGTGGCAGACCGTACAGAAATTATTGTACCGGAAACGCCACATAATCATGATTATATGACAACGAAAAAAGAAAAAATGGGACATTTAATATAG
- a CDS encoding 6,7-dimethyl-8-ribityllumazine synthase: protein MNFEGKLVGTDLKIAVVVSRFNDFITNRLLDGAKDTLIRHGVDENNIDVAYVPGAFEIPLVAKKLAQKDDYDAVITLGCVIRGATTHYDYVCNEVAKGVSKANDATDTPVIFGVVTTESIEQAVERAGTKAGNKGADAAVSAIEMANLLNQF, encoded by the coding sequence ATGAATTTTGAAGGTAAATTAGTAGGTACGGATTTAAAAATAGCAGTTGTAGTTAGTAGATTTAATGATTTTATTACGAACAGATTATTAGATGGTGCTAAAGATACATTAATTAGACATGGTGTTGACGAAAATAATATAGATGTTGCCTATGTACCAGGTGCATTTGAAATTCCACTCGTTGCTAAAAAATTAGCTCAAAAAGATGATTATGATGCTGTTATCACATTAGGCTGTGTTATTAGAGGTGCAACTACGCATTATGATTATGTATGTAACGAGGTTGCAAAAGGGGTATCTAAAGCTAACGATGCGACAGACACACCTGTTATTTTTGGTGTAGTAACTACAGAAAGTATCGAGCAAGCAGTTGAAAGAGCAGGTACAAAAGCAGGAAATAAAGGTGCCGATGCAGCTGTTAGTGCAATTGAAATGGCCAATTTACTAAATCAATTTTAA
- a CDS encoding proline dehydrogenase: MSLFKNFFIALSNSSYLNETAKKVGPKLGANKVVAGNTIEQLVDTIERLNDYNIAVTVDNLGEFVGTEAEATQAKNEILEVMQAIKDYNVDAHMSVKLSSLGGVFDTELAYENLREILLKANEFNNMHINIDTEKYDSLQQIREVLGRLKGEFRNVGTVIQAYLYDAVDLIEEYPNLRLRLVKGAYKEDETIAYQTKEEIDANYIKIIEKRLLNAKNFTSIATHDDKIINHVKQFVKDNNISKDDFEFQMLYGFRSDLAVDIARQGYHFTIYVPYGNDWFGYFMRRLAERPQNLALAYQEFVSTETLKKVGIFSALGIGAISFISGIRKLKNR, translated from the coding sequence ATGTCACTTTTCAAAAATTTTTTTATAGCATTATCTAATAGCTCATATTTAAATGAAACTGCTAAAAAAGTTGGGCCAAAACTAGGTGCAAATAAAGTTGTTGCAGGAAATACGATTGAGCAATTAGTAGATACAATAGAACGTCTAAACGATTATAATATTGCTGTTACAGTAGATAATTTAGGTGAATTTGTAGGTACTGAAGCGGAAGCAACTCAAGCTAAGAATGAAATCTTAGAGGTTATGCAAGCGATAAAAGATTATAATGTAGATGCTCACATGTCAGTAAAATTAAGTTCTTTAGGTGGCGTGTTCGATACTGAGTTAGCTTATGAAAATTTAAGAGAAATATTATTAAAAGCAAATGAATTTAATAATATGCATATTAATATAGATACTGAAAAATATGACAGTTTACAACAAATCAGAGAAGTGCTGGGTCGATTAAAAGGTGAATTTAGAAATGTAGGTACAGTTATCCAAGCTTATCTTTATGATGCCGTAGATTTAATTGAAGAATACCCTAATTTGAGATTACGTCTAGTTAAAGGTGCTTATAAAGAAGATGAAACGATTGCCTATCAAACAAAAGAAGAAATCGATGCAAATTACATAAAAATTATTGAAAAACGTTTGTTAAACGCCAAAAATTTCACATCAATTGCAACACATGATGATAAAATTATAAATCACGTTAAACAGTTTGTTAAAGATAATAATATAAGTAAAGACGACTTCGAGTTTCAAATGCTATATGGTTTCCGAAGTGATTTAGCAGTCGATATCGCACGTCAAGGTTATCATTTCACTATATACGTACCATATGGTAACGATTGGTTTGGTTACTTTATGCGTAGATTAGCTGAACGTCCTCAAAACTTAGCGCTTGCGTATCAAGAATTTGTTTCAACTGAAACACTTAAAAAAGTAGGTATCTTTAGTGCACTTGGTATTGGTGCCATTAGCTTCATTTCTGGAATTAGAAAATTAAAAAATAGATAA
- a CDS encoding alpha/beta hydrolase, with product MWKWETEQDAKGVVVIAHNILEHTGRYAYVITMLRRNGYHVIMGDLPGQGQTSRANKGQLENFEVYHETLIEWVRLANEYKLPTFVMGVGLGGLILLNVLEKNELPIEGMLLLSPMLELKRNNKTRKNMFISNIGKSSKETRFKLGVEYSDLTRNDEVIEETNNDGLMLKKVTYKWYNIVLETMKETLDHIKDIHPIPTLLMYGTEDRLLDIQSFSELKTQLPTTEFYFKAWQGLYHEIQNEPERDQVMRYVLTFLNNSVNTMGFIVKEEEIEDI from the coding sequence ATGTGGAAGTGGGAAACGGAACAGGATGCTAAAGGTGTCGTAGTTATTGCGCACAATATCTTAGAACATACGGGACGATATGCGTATGTGATAACAATGCTCAGACGCAACGGCTATCATGTCATAATGGGAGATTTACCTGGACAAGGTCAAACATCTCGTGCGAATAAAGGTCAACTTGAGAATTTCGAAGTATATCATGAGACGTTAATCGAATGGGTAAGGCTAGCGAATGAGTATAAATTACCGACTTTTGTTATGGGGGTAGGTCTAGGCGGTTTAATATTATTAAATGTGCTTGAAAAAAATGAGCTACCTATCGAAGGTATGTTATTACTCTCACCAATGCTTGAATTGAAAAGAAATAATAAAACTCGTAAAAATATGTTTATCTCTAATATTGGCAAAAGTTCTAAAGAAACACGATTTAAACTTGGTGTAGAATATAGTGATTTGACTCGCAATGATGAGGTTATTGAAGAAACAAATAATGATGGGTTAATGTTAAAAAAAGTAACTTACAAATGGTATAACATTGTGTTAGAAACGATGAAAGAAACTTTAGATCACATAAAAGATATTCATCCGATACCTACATTACTTATGTATGGAACAGAAGATCGCTTATTAGATATACAATCATTTTCAGAATTAAAAACGCAACTTCCCACGACTGAATTTTATTTCAAAGCATGGCAAGGGCTTTATCATGAAATTCAAAATGAGCCTGAACGAGATCAAGTTATGCGATATGTATTAACATTTTTAAATAATAGTGTGAATACAATGGGCTTTATCGTTAAAGAAGAGGAAATTGAAGATATATAA
- a CDS encoding MarR family transcriptional regulator → MSNQASENVEMILLLEEVCKEINSVFKVIYETYDLTKEEVLILLTLWDKGSMTLKEMDSYVYIKSYKRTRTYNKLVQSEWIYKERPLDDERTVIIHFNEEKTELKNELLDFITNTIKKRYQILENSLNSLMRV, encoded by the coding sequence ATGAGTAATCAAGCTAGTGAGAATGTCGAAATGATTTTGCTATTAGAGGAAGTATGTAAGGAGATTAATTCCGTTTTTAAAGTCATTTATGAAACCTATGATTTGACGAAAGAGGAAGTTTTAATTCTTTTAACTCTATGGGACAAAGGTTCTATGACTTTAAAAGAAATGGATAGTTACGTCTATATCAAGTCTTATAAACGTACTCGTACATATAATAAATTAGTTCAATCTGAATGGATATATAAAGAAAGACCATTAGATGATGAACGCACAGTAATTATCCATTTTAATGAAGAGAAAACGGAACTTAAAAATGAATTATTAGACTTTATTACTAATACCATTAAAAAAAGATATCAAATTCTTGAAAATAGTTTAAATTCGTTAATGCGCGTTTAA
- a CDS encoding class I SAM-dependent methyltransferase: MKLERILPFSKTLITSHINSESNVIDATCGNGNDTLFLAQNVPNGHVYGFDIQKTAIENTTQKVKDYQNVTLIHDGHETIANHLKLLGVKNVDAAIFNLGYLPKGDKSIVTKPKTTIKAIENIFDYLNVEGIIVLVIYHGHTAGQIERDVILDYLEQFDQSKAHILKYEFINQINHAPFICAIEKR; this comes from the coding sequence ATGAAATTAGAACGTATTCTCCCCTTTTCAAAAACATTAATTACGAGTCATATTAATTCAGAAAGTAATGTTATAGATGCTACTTGTGGTAATGGTAATGATACGTTATTCTTAGCTCAAAATGTGCCAAATGGTCACGTTTATGGATTCGATATTCAAAAAACTGCAATTGAAAACACGACTCAAAAAGTGAAAGATTATCAAAATGTAACACTTATTCATGATGGTCATGAAACTATTGCGAATCATTTAAAATTATTGGGTGTGAAAAATGTTGATGCAGCAATATTTAATCTAGGTTATCTTCCAAAAGGCGATAAAAGTATTGTTACAAAACCCAAAACTACAATTAAAGCGATTGAAAACATCTTTGATTATCTCAACGTTGAAGGTATCATAGTCTTAGTGATATATCATGGTCATACAGCAGGACAAATTGAGCGTGATGTAATCTTAGATTATTTAGAACAATTTGATCAAAGTAAAGCACATATTCTGAAATATGAATTTATTAATCAAATTAATCATGCACCCTTTATATGTGCGATAGAAAAACGTTAA
- a CDS encoding TIGR01212 family radical SAM protein (This family includes YhcC from E. coli K-12, an uncharacterized radical SAM protein.): MGNYFPYAFENKRYHTWNYHLKNRFGQKIFKVALDGGFDCPNRDGTVAHGGCTFCSAAGSGDFAGNRADPIEVQFQQIKNRMHEKWSEGKYIAYFQAFTNTHAPVEVLKEKYEPVLKEEGVVGLSIATRPDCLPDDVVDYLAELNERTYLWVELGLQTVHQETSDLINRAHDMQTYYEGVAKLRKHNINVCTHIINGLPGEDYNMMMETAREVSQMEVQGIKIHLLHLLKGTPMVKQYEKGMLEFMSQEDYTNLVCDQLEILPPEMIIHRITGDGPIDLMVGPMWSVNKWEVLNEIDNELARRESYQGKHYTTESKVKS, from the coding sequence ATGGGTAACTATTTCCCGTATGCCTTTGAAAATAAACGATACCATACATGGAATTACCATTTAAAAAATAGATTTGGTCAAAAAATTTTTAAAGTTGCTTTAGATGGAGGTTTTGACTGCCCTAATCGTGACGGTACTGTTGCTCACGGTGGTTGTACATTCTGTTCAGCTGCAGGCAGTGGTGATTTCGCAGGAAACAGAGCTGATCCAATAGAAGTACAATTTCAACAAATAAAAAATAGAATGCATGAAAAATGGAGCGAAGGCAAATATATCGCTTATTTTCAAGCTTTTACCAACACTCACGCTCCAGTTGAAGTACTAAAAGAAAAGTACGAACCTGTATTAAAAGAAGAAGGCGTTGTTGGTTTATCAATAGCTACGCGTCCAGATTGTTTACCGGATGATGTTGTAGACTATTTAGCCGAATTAAATGAACGGACATATCTATGGGTTGAACTGGGCTTACAAACTGTACATCAAGAAACCTCGGATTTAATCAATCGTGCACATGATATGCAAACATATTATGAAGGTGTTGCTAAATTAAGAAAGCATAATATTAATGTATGTACACATATTATTAATGGTTTGCCTGGTGAAGACTACAATATGATGATGGAAACAGCAAGAGAAGTTTCACAAATGGAAGTTCAAGGTATTAAGATTCATCTACTTCATTTATTAAAAGGAACACCTATGGTTAAACAATATGAAAAAGGTATGCTCGAATTCATGTCTCAAGAAGATTATACCAATTTAGTCTGTGATCAATTAGAAATTTTGCCACCAGAAATGATTATTCATCGAATTACGGGCGATGGTCCTATCGATTTAATGGTAGGTCCAATGTGGAGTGTTAACAAATGGGAAGTTTTAAATGAAATTGATAATGAATTAGCACGTCGTGAATCATACCAAGGTAAACACTATACTACTGAATCTAAGGTTAAGTCATGA
- a CDS encoding MFS transporter, with product MNIPRSVWWLVIGMALNITGSSFLWPLNTIYMKEELGKSLTVAAIVLMVNSFGMVVGNLLGGTLFDKLGGYRTIMIGTVTCLISTTLLNFFHGWPWYAVWLVLLGFGGGMIVPAIYAMAGAVWPNGGRTTFNAIYLAQNIGVATGAALGGFVAELNFNYIFLANLIMYVLFGIVAFTQFNLEYHAKMKAPDSIDIHSKENKKRFIALLLLCAMFSICWIAYIQWETTIASFTQELNISMSQYSVLWTVNGIMILVAQPLIRPVITLLKGNLKYQMLVGILIFMLSFFITSFANQFTVFLIGMIILTFGEMFVWPAVPTIANYLAPEGKQGQYQGVVNSASTVGKAFGPLIGGVLVDTFNMSAMFIGIMLLLIVGIVFLSIFDRGLPKGKQPRNSR from the coding sequence ATGAATATACCTAGATCAGTATGGTGGCTAGTTATTGGTATGGCATTAAACATAACTGGCTCTAGCTTTTTATGGCCTTTAAACACAATTTATATGAAAGAAGAGCTTGGTAAGAGTCTGACTGTTGCTGCTATTGTTCTTATGGTTAATTCATTCGGAATGGTAGTTGGTAACTTACTAGGTGGAACATTGTTCGATAAATTAGGTGGTTATCGGACAATAATGATAGGTACCGTTACATGCTTAATTAGTACAACTTTACTAAACTTCTTCCACGGTTGGCCATGGTATGCTGTTTGGTTAGTATTATTAGGATTTGGTGGCGGAATGATAGTTCCCGCAATTTATGCAATGGCTGGTGCTGTGTGGCCAAATGGTGGTAGAACTACGTTTAATGCCATTTATTTAGCACAGAACATTGGCGTTGCAACTGGTGCAGCTCTAGGGGGCTTCGTTGCAGAATTAAACTTCAATTATATATTCTTAGCAAATCTTATCATGTACGTATTATTTGGAATTGTTGCATTTACGCAATTTAATCTTGAATATCATGCTAAGATGAAAGCACCTGATAGTATTGATATTCATAGTAAAGAAAATAAAAAGAGATTTATTGCACTACTATTATTATGCGCAATGTTCAGTATTTGTTGGATAGCATATATACAGTGGGAAACAACAATAGCTTCATTCACGCAAGAGCTTAATATCTCAATGTCTCAATATAGTGTGTTATGGACAGTTAATGGAATTATGATTTTAGTAGCACAACCATTAATTAGACCAGTTATTACATTATTAAAAGGTAACTTAAAATATCAAATGCTAGTTGGTATTTTAATTTTTATGCTCTCATTCTTTATAACAAGTTTCGCCAATCAATTTACCGTCTTCCTTATTGGTATGATTATATTAACGTTTGGAGAAATGTTTGTATGGCCTGCAGTACCAACAATCGCAAATTATTTAGCCCCTGAAGGGAAACAAGGTCAATATCAAGGTGTAGTTAACTCTGCATCTACTGTTGGTAAAGCCTTTGGCCCACTTATCGGCGGTGTTTTAGTTGATACTTTTAATATGAGTGCAATGTTTATAGGGATTATGCTTCTATTAATTGTAGGTATCGTATTCTTATCAATTTTTGATAGAGGTTTACCTAAAGGTAAGCAACCAAGAAATTCTAGATAA